From a single Streptomyces sp. NBC_00237 genomic region:
- a CDS encoding spirocyclase AveC family protein — protein sequence MRPVRPDAEPPEFRTRPLILTPVARWAMIGALCLAMATWSVGGWLLHGGLDVHLPQVGQHGLTQGRFLALMAFQAAVLLLFLGLIGYVAWQCRRQRRFTFDASLLLAYMSMFWVEPLLGVPHPSLTYSTGLPLTPSWGPDFPGWPDADTQYRVGLITSGPISHGAMVICPLATAWLMNRIVRHRPDISATRFALLALGSCYLIDWPLEYLYIVVGGASYATTNVLPALALFPGHWYQFPALRLWHSPFLWSYLAFLIRHHYLTRGPDSTILRGSSLLTPKTRTAFRTLALVAVLDLAYLIAIGHNVLLTLGDPGLPSDLPPHFYVPGDAP from the coding sequence ATGAGGCCGGTCCGCCCCGACGCGGAACCCCCGGAGTTCCGGACACGGCCGCTGATCCTCACCCCGGTCGCCCGCTGGGCCATGATCGGCGCGCTGTGCCTGGCTATGGCGACCTGGTCGGTCGGGGGGTGGCTGCTCCACGGCGGCCTCGACGTCCACCTCCCTCAGGTCGGACAGCACGGCCTCACCCAGGGCCGCTTCCTCGCGCTGATGGCCTTTCAGGCAGCGGTCCTCCTGCTGTTCCTCGGCCTGATCGGCTATGTGGCGTGGCAGTGCCGCAGGCAGCGCAGGTTCACCTTCGACGCGTCACTGCTGCTCGCCTACATGTCGATGTTCTGGGTCGAACCCCTGCTCGGTGTCCCACACCCCAGCCTGACTTACAGCACCGGTCTCCCCCTCACTCCGTCCTGGGGCCCCGACTTCCCGGGATGGCCCGACGCCGACACGCAATACCGGGTCGGACTGATCACCTCGGGCCCGATCAGCCACGGAGCCATGGTGATCTGCCCCTTGGCGACCGCGTGGCTGATGAACCGGATCGTCCGCCACAGACCGGACATCAGCGCCACCCGATTCGCGCTGCTCGCGCTCGGCTCGTGCTACCTGATCGACTGGCCACTGGAATACCTCTACATCGTCGTGGGCGGAGCCTCCTACGCCACCACCAACGTGCTTCCGGCACTGGCGCTGTTCCCCGGCCACTGGTACCAGTTCCCCGCGCTGCGACTGTGGCACTCGCCCTTCCTCTGGTCGTACCTCGCCTTCCTGATTCGCCACCACTACCTCACACGAGGACCCGACTCCACCATCCTGCGCGGCAGCAGCCTGCTGACACCCAAGACCCGCACCGCTTTCCGGACTCTGGCTCTCGTCGCCGTCCTGGACCTGGCCTACCTCATCGCCATTGGGCACAACGTGCTCCTCACCCTCGGCGACCCCGGCCTGCCCTCCGATCTCCCACCGCACTTCTACGTACCCGGAGACGCCCCATGA